One genomic window of Actinoalloteichus hoggarensis includes the following:
- a CDS encoding LolA family protein codes for MQKRKMTAGVAATGVLAGTAGLVWLAMPAGADPAPSLPEISPEALVESVLEAENPALAGTVSLENNLGLPSLGALGGSLGEAAVDFDMLSGLDAQIASDGEGRFRVISGYGDATSTIVYDGETLWEWDSATQGVVKSSVGGAEEADEVRPAGTDPAELARRAVEQLREISSVAVDGTASVVGRDAYELALAPGPDERTLLREVRVAVDSETRIPLRVTVLGNGSDEPVLEFGFTDVDFDAQDPEDFTFQPPAGASVQDLDDYTPHAGTPEPEAGTEPESGMRDAEPYGVESGASQVVGDGWDSVLVLSADELEGDAAQAADLDALPEGFGERVGGAWGEGLLIESAVVTAILTDDGRIAVGAVPAQVLTEALEEAR; via the coding sequence ATGCAGAAGCGGAAGATGACGGCGGGGGTGGCCGCGACCGGCGTGCTGGCCGGCACCGCCGGTCTGGTCTGGCTGGCGATGCCCGCCGGGGCCGACCCGGCGCCCTCGCTGCCGGAGATCTCGCCCGAGGCGTTGGTCGAGTCGGTGCTCGAAGCCGAGAATCCCGCCCTGGCGGGCACCGTGTCGCTGGAGAACAACCTGGGGCTGCCGTCGCTGGGCGCGCTCGGCGGCAGCCTGGGTGAGGCTGCGGTCGACTTCGACATGCTGAGCGGTCTCGACGCGCAGATCGCGAGCGACGGCGAAGGCCGGTTCCGAGTGATCTCGGGTTACGGGGATGCGACGTCGACGATCGTCTACGACGGCGAGACGCTCTGGGAGTGGGACTCCGCGACCCAGGGGGTCGTCAAGAGCTCCGTGGGCGGTGCCGAGGAGGCGGACGAGGTCAGGCCCGCCGGTACCGACCCTGCGGAACTCGCCCGCCGCGCGGTGGAGCAGCTACGGGAGATCAGCAGCGTCGCCGTCGACGGCACCGCCTCCGTCGTGGGCCGCGACGCCTACGAACTGGCCCTGGCCCCCGGACCCGACGAGCGCACGCTGCTGCGTGAGGTGCGGGTGGCCGTCGACTCGGAGACCCGGATTCCGCTGCGGGTCACCGTGCTGGGCAACGGCTCGGACGAGCCGGTTCTGGAGTTCGGCTTCACCGACGTCGACTTCGACGCCCAGGACCCCGAGGACTTCACCTTCCAGCCGCCCGCGGGCGCGTCGGTGCAGGACCTCGACGACTACACGCCGCACGCCGGCACCCCGGAACCCGAGGCCGGCACCGAGCCCGAGTCGGGAATGCGGGACGCGGAGCCGTACGGCGTCGAGTCGGGCGCCTCGCAGGTGGTCGGCGACGGCTGGGACTCGGTTCTCGTGCTGAGCGCGGACGAGCTCGAGGGTGACGCCGCGCAGGCCGCCGACCTCGACGCACTCCCCGAGGGCTTCGGCGAGCGGGTCGGCGGCGCCTGGGGCGAGGGCCTGCTGATCGAGTCCGCGGTGGTCACCGCGATCCTGACCGACGACGGCCGGATCGCCGTCGGCGCCGTGCCCGCCCAGGTGCTCACCGAGGCACTGGAAGAGGCCCGGTGA
- a CDS encoding MarR family winged helix-turn-helix transcriptional regulator, translated as MAAGPRPEDVGAHSARLMDGLRAFGANYTEFTGRFAAWLGLHSTDATALVEILYAEDKGTPLSPSQLGERLALTSGATTNLLNRLERLGHIVRTREHADRRIVTLRSSAGIEEPAREFFGSLTARLDGLVAQYPPEQLDEFEGFLHRLRDTMNDLLAEPVPPKAADTS; from the coding sequence ATGGCAGCGGGACCACGGCCCGAGGACGTCGGCGCGCACTCCGCTCGGCTCATGGACGGACTACGTGCCTTCGGTGCCAACTACACGGAGTTCACCGGCAGGTTCGCCGCCTGGCTGGGATTGCACTCGACGGACGCCACCGCCCTGGTCGAGATCCTCTATGCCGAGGACAAGGGCACGCCGTTGTCCCCGTCCCAGCTCGGCGAGCGGCTCGCCCTGACCTCGGGCGCCACGACGAATCTGCTGAACCGGCTGGAGCGGCTCGGCCACATCGTCCGGACCAGGGAGCACGCCGACCGGCGCATCGTGACCCTGCGCAGCAGCGCGGGCATCGAGGAGCCCGCCCGCGAGTTCTTCGGCTCCCTCACCGCGCGGCTCGACGGCCTGGTGGCCCAGTACCCGCCCGAACAGCTGGACGAGTTCGAGGGCTTCCTGCATCGACTCCGCGACACGATGAACGACCTGCTCGCCGAACCTGTGCCGCCGAAGGCCGCCGACACGAGCTGA
- a CDS encoding DHA2 family efflux MFS transporter permease subunit has translation MPVQRPPAHRWLGLIAVTLGVAMIVADTTIVTVIVPSIIGDLGIESGAVQWLHESYVIVFAALLLLVGRISDLVGARRVFQIGVVAFGVTSVLAALAPDGDVLLTARMLQGVGAASILPTSLALVNAAFTGRDRGRAFAVWGSTIGAAAALGPLLGGALAEISWRWAFGVNIPLGVIIVLGVRMFLPPSPRRAGRVDTLGAVASVIGLGLLAFALVEGRVYGWIVTVEPLRIAGLTWDRGPSPVLVALLASAAILTLFVRRQLALDQAGEQPLMDARLFSIGSFRNGGIAALIISMGEFGIVAVLPLWLQFTLGYSALQTGLVLLPLALGSLLASGIVFATASVPPLRMVRVGLLTEIAGLAALGWTASADSTAWAIAATLFVYGVGVGLASAQVTNVMLADVPADRANQGSAVSSAARELGSALGIAALTTAFFSTLSHDLHHRLTAAGTPPEESLRFAAQVTDSAGAAITRLAADPHTVAVAEAADAAMAHGVSLVSHLAAGLLVLGLAATALIPRAPSPSPTGTSAPGDPVRP, from the coding sequence ATGCCCGTCCAGCGCCCGCCTGCCCATCGTTGGCTCGGCTTGATCGCGGTCACCCTCGGAGTCGCGATGATCGTGGCCGACACCACGATCGTCACCGTGATCGTTCCGTCGATCATCGGCGACCTCGGGATCGAGTCCGGTGCGGTCCAGTGGCTCCACGAGTCCTACGTCATCGTCTTCGCCGCACTGTTACTGCTGGTCGGTCGGATCTCCGACCTCGTGGGGGCCCGGCGGGTGTTTCAGATCGGAGTCGTGGCGTTCGGCGTGACGAGCGTGCTCGCCGCGCTCGCCCCCGACGGCGACGTCCTGCTGACGGCGCGAATGCTGCAAGGTGTGGGGGCCGCGTCGATCCTGCCGACGTCGCTGGCTCTGGTGAACGCCGCCTTCACCGGCCGGGATCGCGGCCGGGCCTTCGCGGTGTGGGGTTCGACGATCGGCGCTGCCGCCGCGCTCGGCCCGCTGCTGGGCGGCGCCCTCGCGGAGATCTCCTGGCGGTGGGCGTTCGGCGTCAACATCCCGCTCGGAGTGATCATCGTGCTCGGCGTCCGGATGTTCCTGCCGCCGTCGCCTCGGCGTGCGGGGCGTGTCGACACGCTCGGCGCGGTGGCATCGGTCATCGGATTGGGTCTGCTGGCGTTCGCCTTGGTCGAAGGTCGGGTGTACGGCTGGATCGTCACCGTCGAGCCGCTTCGGATCGCCGGGCTGACCTGGGATCGCGGCCCGTCTCCCGTGCTGGTGGCACTGCTCGCGTCGGCGGCGATCCTGACCCTCTTCGTCCGACGTCAACTCGCCTTGGACCAGGCGGGCGAGCAGCCCCTGATGGACGCACGGCTCTTCTCCATCGGATCGTTCCGCAACGGCGGCATCGCCGCCCTGATCATCAGCATGGGCGAGTTCGGGATAGTCGCGGTCCTGCCGCTGTGGCTTCAGTTCACCCTCGGCTACAGCGCCCTCCAGACGGGCCTAGTCCTCCTGCCGCTGGCGCTGGGCAGTCTTCTGGCCAGCGGAATCGTCTTCGCGACGGCCTCCGTTCCGCCACTGCGGATGGTCCGCGTCGGGCTGCTGACCGAGATCGCGGGGCTGGCCGCGCTGGGATGGACGGCCTCCGCCGACAGCACGGCGTGGGCGATCGCGGCGACGCTCTTCGTCTACGGCGTCGGCGTCGGTCTCGCCTCGGCTCAGGTCACCAACGTCATGCTCGCCGACGTGCCCGCCGACCGTGCTAATCAAGGCTCCGCCGTATCGAGCGCGGCACGCGAACTCGGCTCCGCCTTGGGCATCGCGGCGCTCACCACCGCCTTCTTCAGCACCCTCAGCCACGATCTGCACCACCGGCTGACCGCCGCCGGGACTCCTCCCGAGGAGTCGCTCCGGTTCGCCGCGCAGGTCACCGACAGCGCGGGAGCGGCGATCACCCGGCTGGCCGCCGACCCGCACACCGTCGCGGTCGCCGAGGCCGCCGACGCGGCGATGGCCCACGGTGTCTCCCTCGTGAGTCACCTTGCCGCAGGCCTGCTGGTGCTGGGGCTGGCGGCCACCGCGCTCATCCCGCGAGCGCCGTCGCCGTCGCCGACGGGGACGTCCGCACCCGGCGACCCGGTACGGCCCTGA
- a CDS encoding NUDIX domain-containing protein, translated as MPLLRTSMLIEAGSATVAAALRINSDRTNTGVAGVRIETAGPRALLGEGDRLDFHVPIRPRARVSVRTRLTSVRPTELRAEAAPGSPWRLDHRIVLASTGAGTLLTESLRWSWIGGGLDRLVDAVAARRTILRLFAAREVAVRAVAGRLSDAGVVVGAAVLRGATVLAAQRAAPSSLAGRWELPGGSVEPGETEQEALTRECREELGVRVRVGARIGPDLPLPDGRVLRIYLARLEKRGERASDRAGGASDAGRRGAARFEGAADPAGRGADPARTDPAGAEQPGADATEPQAREHRELRWLNADRLGEVDWLPADLDVLPDLRRLLIERAARRRTKEGLSR; from the coding sequence GTGCCGTTGCTGCGAACCTCCATGCTGATCGAGGCCGGGTCCGCCACCGTCGCCGCCGCGCTGCGGATCAACTCCGACCGGACCAACACCGGGGTAGCCGGAGTACGCATCGAGACGGCCGGGCCGCGTGCCCTGCTCGGCGAGGGCGACCGGCTGGACTTCCACGTGCCGATCCGGCCGCGGGCTCGCGTGTCGGTGCGAACCAGACTGACCAGCGTGCGGCCGACCGAGCTGCGGGCCGAGGCGGCCCCCGGCTCGCCGTGGCGGCTCGACCATCGGATCGTCCTCGCCTCCACCGGTGCGGGCACCCTGCTCACCGAGTCGCTGCGCTGGTCGTGGATCGGCGGCGGACTCGACCGGCTGGTCGACGCGGTCGCGGCCCGCCGGACGATCCTGCGGCTGTTCGCGGCCCGGGAGGTCGCGGTCCGCGCGGTCGCGGGCCGACTGAGCGACGCGGGGGTGGTCGTCGGGGCCGCGGTGCTGCGGGGCGCGACGGTGCTCGCCGCCCAGCGGGCCGCGCCGTCGTCGCTGGCGGGCCGATGGGAGCTGCCGGGCGGCTCGGTCGAGCCGGGCGAGACGGAGCAGGAGGCGCTCACACGGGAATGCCGGGAGGAACTCGGCGTCCGGGTCCGGGTGGGTGCCCGCATCGGACCGGATCTGCCGCTGCCGGACGGCCGAGTGCTGCGGATCTACCTCGCGCGGCTGGAGAAGCGCGGCGAGCGGGCATCGGATCGGGCAGGCGGCGCCTCCGACGCGGGACGGCGAGGCGCGGCCCGGTTCGAGGGGGCGGCGGACCCGGCCGGCCGCGGCGCCGATCCCGCCCGTACCGATCCTGCCGGCGCCGAGCAGCCCGGCGCCGACGCCACCGAGCCGCAGGCCCGCGAACATCGGGAACTCCGGTGGCTCAACGCCGACCGACTCGGCGAGGTGGACTGGCTGCCCGCGGACCTGGACGTGCTGCCCGATCTTCGGCGGCTGCTCATCGAGCGCGCCGCACGCCGCCGGACGAAGGAGGGTCTCTCCCGCTGA
- a CDS encoding ABC transporter permease, whose protein sequence is MSATGTIRPLTSELPVAAGRTAAPFGRLLAAELRLMLRRPRTLVALGLLALIPVLMGVTVVLSSGGPGGDFLMAAIEGSGVLLSLMALTMSLALLLPLLISVIAADSFAGEAAAGTLRGLLLAPVGRGRLITVKALSVLIFSALSVAVVVVVGVVVGVALLGGDAMITASGATIGLGEALLRILLLAGWATVQVFAVGAVALALSSATERPIVVTASVMGGFIGFQLVTGFPSLDWLHPAVLTHRWMPAQLEILNDPMNVTDLTTSFLRACFYILIGLSLTVWRMNSKDY, encoded by the coding sequence ATGAGCGCCACCGGGACGATTCGACCACTGACCAGTGAACTTCCCGTCGCGGCCGGTCGCACCGCCGCGCCTTTCGGCAGGCTGCTCGCCGCCGAGCTCCGGCTGATGCTGCGCAGGCCGCGCACGCTGGTCGCGCTCGGGCTGCTCGCGCTGATCCCGGTGCTGATGGGCGTGACGGTCGTCCTCTCCAGCGGCGGCCCCGGCGGCGACTTCCTGATGGCCGCGATCGAGGGCAGCGGAGTGCTGCTCAGCCTCATGGCCCTGACCATGTCGCTCGCCCTGCTGCTGCCGCTGTTGATCAGCGTGATCGCGGCCGACAGCTTCGCGGGCGAGGCCGCCGCAGGCACCCTGCGCGGGCTGCTGCTGGCCCCGGTCGGCCGGGGCAGACTGATCACGGTCAAGGCGCTGAGCGTGCTGATCTTCAGTGCGTTGTCGGTGGCCGTGGTCGTCGTGGTCGGGGTGGTCGTCGGGGTCGCGCTGCTGGGCGGCGACGCGATGATCACCGCGTCCGGCGCGACGATCGGCCTCGGGGAGGCGTTGCTGCGGATCCTGCTGCTCGCGGGCTGGGCGACGGTCCAGGTCTTCGCGGTGGGCGCCGTCGCGCTGGCACTCTCGTCGGCGACCGAGCGACCCATCGTCGTGACCGCCTCCGTGATGGGCGGCTTCATCGGCTTCCAGCTCGTCACCGGCTTCCCGTCGTTGGACTGGCTGCACCCGGCGGTGCTCACCCACCGCTGGATGCCCGCGCAGCTGGAGATCCTCAACGACCCGATGAACGTCACGGACCTGACCACGAGCTTCCTGCGGGCCTGCTTCTACATCCTGATCGGTCTCTCCCTGACGGTGTGGCGGATGAACTCCAAGGACTACTGA
- a CDS encoding sensor histidine kinase, whose product MITTSVTALFLALIVVGSSAVIGQVVVRSVDPDLQQALLAASSRVGEGLPPEEPNSVTSIHVLDTAGTPVDGGPTPELSPADLDRLRGGDLVLTSGTDPARRWKANVVPTPDGTPRLVLAATDLVGFAAMLRTGLILVSGSAALAVAAAAVVTVLSVRGSLRSVRRMRNATVGLPSGARLPVPDTRDELSALADAFNDLLARRDEAVGRLRRFTGDAAHELRSPVTSIRAQAEVAVLHPDPQHSMEVLEEVVQETERLTTLVEDLLALARSDAGDVRETRVVSLPPIARQVAARHRGGDVKVVLYAPVEVRVLADPVEVDRVMENLVANAVRHARLLVRVTVLPFGRFGRLLVDDDGPGIDAEHRDQVFDRFFRLEGDRARDSGGTGLGLALVSEVVSRRGGSASVHVAPEGGARFQVTWPTAYS is encoded by the coding sequence ATGATCACCACCTCGGTCACCGCCCTGTTCCTGGCGCTGATCGTGGTGGGCAGCTCCGCGGTGATCGGTCAGGTGGTCGTGCGGTCGGTCGATCCCGATCTCCAGCAGGCGCTGCTGGCCGCGTCGAGCCGGGTCGGCGAGGGCCTTCCGCCGGAGGAGCCGAACAGCGTGACGAGCATCCACGTGCTGGACACGGCGGGCACCCCGGTGGACGGCGGGCCCACGCCGGAACTCTCCCCGGCCGACCTCGATCGGCTGCGCGGCGGCGACCTCGTGCTCACCAGCGGCACCGACCCGGCTCGCCGCTGGAAGGCCAACGTGGTGCCCACCCCGGACGGCACCCCCCGGCTGGTGCTGGCGGCCACCGACCTCGTCGGTTTCGCGGCGATGCTGCGCACCGGGCTGATCCTGGTCTCGGGGAGCGCCGCGCTGGCCGTGGCGGCGGCCGCCGTCGTCACCGTCCTGTCCGTCCGCGGCTCACTGCGTTCGGTCCGGCGCATGCGCAACGCCACGGTCGGGCTCCCGTCCGGCGCTCGGCTGCCGGTGCCCGACACCCGCGACGAGTTGAGCGCGCTGGCCGACGCCTTCAACGATCTGCTGGCCCGCCGGGACGAGGCGGTGGGCAGGCTGCGGCGCTTCACCGGCGACGCCGCCCACGAGCTGCGCTCGCCGGTCACGTCGATCCGGGCGCAGGCCGAGGTGGCGGTGCTGCATCCCGATCCACAACATTCGATGGAGGTCCTGGAGGAGGTCGTCCAGGAGACCGAGCGACTGACCACGCTCGTCGAGGACCTGCTCGCCCTGGCCCGCTCGGATGCGGGCGACGTCCGGGAGACCCGGGTCGTCTCGCTACCGCCGATCGCCCGGCAGGTGGCCGCCCGCCATCGCGGCGGGGACGTCAAGGTGGTGCTGTACGCGCCGGTCGAGGTCCGGGTGCTCGCCGATCCGGTCGAGGTCGATCGGGTGATGGAGAACCTGGTGGCCAACGCGGTCCGCCATGCCCGGCTGCTGGTCCGTGTCACCGTCCTGCCCTTCGGCCGGTTCGGCCGGCTGCTGGTGGACGACGACGGGCCGGGCATCGACGCCGAGCACCGAGACCAGGTGTTCGACCGCTTCTTCCGGCTGGAGGGCGATCGGGCGCGGGACAGCGGCGGCACGGGCCTGGGGCTGGCCCTGGTGTCCGAGGTGGTGAGCCGACGCGGCGGGTCCGCGTCCGTGCACGTCGCCCCGGAGGGCGGCGCCCGCTTCCAGGTGACCTGGCCGACCGCCTACTCCTGA
- a CDS encoding ABC transporter ATP-binding protein translates to MFSDISAEPASAGSAPERTGDTASAEGTGWAARTRGLRKTYGRTVAVDRVDLDVPAGAVLGMLGPNGSGKTTTIRMLLGLISPTEGTVELFGRSMPDQARQVLPTVGAMVEGPGFHPHLSGRDNLRRCAAAEPLVETRHAAQAVSEAIERVGLADAADRAYKGYSLGMKQRLGLAAALLVPRSLVVLDEPTNGLDPAGTREIREVISELHTAGTTVIVSSHLLAEIEATCTHVAVLNRGVLVAQGGLGELLAASTPTLLVATPDVDRGVEVLRAAGIPARGESDGLRAELIDVTAPAVISTLARADVAIYEARPHRTGLEDFFALVTESDSEEQTR, encoded by the coding sequence ATGTTCTCGGACATCTCGGCGGAGCCGGCTTCGGCCGGCTCCGCCCCCGAGCGGACCGGCGACACCGCGTCTGCCGAGGGCACCGGCTGGGCCGCCCGCACCCGTGGGCTGCGCAAGACCTACGGCCGCACGGTGGCGGTCGACCGGGTGGACCTGGACGTCCCGGCGGGTGCGGTGCTGGGCATGCTGGGTCCCAACGGCTCAGGCAAGACGACGACCATCCGAATGCTGCTCGGCCTGATCAGCCCCACCGAGGGCACCGTCGAGCTGTTCGGCCGCTCGATGCCGGACCAGGCACGCCAGGTGCTGCCGACGGTCGGGGCGATGGTCGAGGGCCCCGGCTTCCACCCGCACCTCTCCGGTCGGGACAACCTGCGTCGCTGTGCGGCGGCTGAGCCGCTGGTCGAGACGCGCCATGCGGCGCAGGCGGTCTCCGAGGCGATCGAACGGGTCGGGCTCGCCGACGCGGCCGATCGGGCCTACAAGGGCTATTCGCTCGGGATGAAGCAGCGGCTCGGGCTGGCGGCGGCCCTGCTGGTGCCCCGCAGCCTCGTGGTGCTCGACGAACCCACGAACGGACTCGACCCGGCGGGTACCAGGGAGATCCGAGAGGTGATCTCCGAACTGCACACGGCGGGCACCACGGTGATCGTCTCCTCCCACCTGCTCGCCGAGATCGAGGCGACCTGTACCCACGTCGCGGTGTTGAACCGAGGTGTCCTGGTGGCCCAGGGCGGGCTCGGGGAGCTGCTGGCCGCCAGCACCCCGACGCTGCTCGTGGCCACGCCGGACGTCGACCGGGGCGTGGAGGTCCTGCGGGCCGCGGGCATCCCCGCCCGAGGCGAGAGCGACGGGCTGCGGGCCGAACTCATCGACGTCACCGCCCCGGCGGTGATCTCGACGCTGGCGCGGGCCGACGTCGCGATCTACGAGGCTCGTCCGCACCGCACCGGGCTGGAGGACTTCTTCGCCCTGGTCACGGAATCGGACAGCGAGGAGCAGACCCGATGA
- a CDS encoding response regulator transcription factor yields MQPRVLVADDEPGVRRALERGLVAEGMDIVTAGTGPQALRLAQTGSFDAVLLDIMLPGLSGYRVLQQLRAAGIVTPVILVSAKDGEVDQADGLDLGADGYVVKPFSFLVLLAQLRAVLRRAGTRAEETVITVSDLRLDTATRRVSWQDRDVALSPREYEVLTVLLRRAGSVVTKGELLQEVWGDSETVTRNVVEVYVGYLRRKLQAVGAQDVVRTVRGHGYLADGPDGAPAGGSRRTPTAPGR; encoded by the coding sequence GTGCAACCACGTGTGCTCGTAGCCGATGACGAGCCCGGTGTGCGCCGGGCACTGGAACGAGGTCTCGTCGCCGAGGGGATGGACATCGTCACCGCGGGCACCGGACCGCAGGCGCTCCGGCTGGCCCAGACCGGGTCGTTCGACGCGGTGCTGCTGGACATCATGCTGCCGGGCCTCTCCGGCTACCGGGTGCTCCAGCAGCTTCGTGCCGCCGGGATCGTGACGCCGGTGATCCTGGTCTCGGCCAAGGACGGTGAGGTGGACCAGGCCGACGGGCTGGATCTGGGGGCCGACGGCTACGTGGTCAAGCCCTTCTCGTTCCTGGTGCTACTCGCCCAGCTCCGCGCGGTCCTCCGACGGGCGGGAACGCGCGCGGAGGAGACGGTGATCACCGTCAGCGACCTGCGACTGGACACCGCCACCCGCCGGGTGAGCTGGCAGGACCGCGACGTCGCGCTGAGCCCCCGCGAGTACGAGGTGCTCACGGTGCTGCTGCGCCGGGCGGGTTCGGTCGTGACCAAGGGCGAGCTGCTTCAGGAGGTGTGGGGGGACTCGGAGACGGTCACCCGCAACGTCGTGGAGGTCTACGTCGGCTATCTGCGCCGCAAACTCCAGGCCGTCGGCGCCCAAGACGTGGTCCGCACCGTGCGCGGGCACGGCTACCTCGCCGACGGACCCGACGGGGCTCCCGCCGGGGGATCGCGGCGCACGCCCACCGCGCCCGGCCGATGA